One window of Halopseudomonas maritima genomic DNA carries:
- the cpdA gene encoding 3',5'-cyclic-AMP phosphodiesterase — MSLGSDFVCVVQLTDSHLFAEAEGDLLGLQTQASLDAVIDMVLQQIARMDLVLATGDITQDGSEAAYRRFIASSLRLPAPCYWIPGNHDDAELMARLGKPLGLTRDWVDIGKWRIVLLDSSILGAVPGRLSPAALSGLDDALATAGDRHVLVCLHHQPVSIGSGWMEPIGLLNAPDLLTRLEPDPRVKAVLWGHIHQHFDQPLGHLRLLATPSTCVQFAPSSDDFATDTQAPGYRWLRLYDDGRIETAVCRLPAGQFLPDPQAAGY; from the coding sequence ATGTCGTTAGGATCGGACTTCGTCTGCGTTGTGCAGTTGACCGACAGTCATCTGTTTGCCGAGGCAGAAGGTGACCTGCTGGGCTTGCAGACGCAGGCCAGTCTGGACGCCGTGATCGACATGGTGTTGCAGCAGATCGCGCGTATGGATCTGGTGCTGGCAACCGGCGACATCACCCAGGACGGCAGTGAGGCTGCCTATCGCCGATTTATCGCTTCCAGCCTGCGGCTGCCGGCCCCGTGCTACTGGATTCCCGGCAATCACGATGACGCCGAGTTGATGGCACGGTTGGGTAAACCGCTGGGCCTGACCCGCGATTGGGTGGATATCGGCAAGTGGCGCATCGTCTTGCTCGACTCCAGCATCCTGGGCGCGGTGCCGGGCCGTCTGTCGCCAGCCGCGCTATCCGGCCTTGACGATGCCCTGGCAACGGCGGGCGACCGCCATGTGCTGGTGTGCCTGCATCATCAGCCGGTGAGCATAGGTAGTGGCTGGATGGAACCCATCGGCCTGCTCAATGCCCCGGACCTGCTGACCCGCCTTGAACCCGATCCGCGAGTCAAGGCGGTGCTCTGGGGGCATATTCATCAGCACTTCGACCAGCCGCTTGGTCACCTGCGCCTGTTGGCTACCCCCTCGACCTGCGTGCAGTTTGCGCCCAGCAGTGACGACTTTGCTACCGATACCCAGGCACCGGGTTACCGGTGGCTACGCCTGTATGACGACGGGCGAATCGAAACCGCTGTGTGCCGTCTGCCTGCTGGGCAGTTTCTGCCCGACCCGCAAGCGGCTGGGTATTGA